CTGACAGCATATCGCAGCCGATTTCATCCACATTGACGGGAATCTGCCCGATCGACTGGCAGGCATCCAGCAGAAAGGGAATGCCATGCGCCCGGGCGACCCTGCCGACATCCGCCGCCGGGTTCACCAGCCCTCCGTTGGTCGGGATATGGGTAATCGCGATCAGTTTTGTCCGCGCGTCGACAAGGCTTTCCAGCGCGTCTATCGATATCTGCCCGTCCGCATCGTCCGGGACGGGGACGATTTCGGCGCCGTGCCGCCTGGCAACCTGCAGATAGGCGATATAATTGGATACATATTCGGACTGCGCTGTCAGGATTCGGTCTCCCGGTTTCCAGTCGAATCCGTAGAACGCCATATCCCAGGCCCGGGTCGCATTTTCGATGAAGGCGATTTCATCCGCCGCGCCGCCAACCAGCCGTGCCGCCGACACGTAGGCCCGGGACAGGGCGTCCCGCGCTTCCGACGCCGCCTCGTAAGCGCCGGTGGCGGCTTCGCGCCGCAAATGGCCGATCACCGTCTCCAGCACCGGAGCCGGTGAAAGTGCGGCGCCGGCATTGTTGAAATGCAGGACGGATTCGCATCCCGGCGTATCCGTGCGGGCGCGGTGGATATCGACTGGCATGGCGTATCGTTATCCGGCAGCGGGTTTGGATTCAAGGACGGATGCCGGAAACCGGATGGTGATCTTCGTACCCATTCCGGGCGTGCTGTCGATCAGGACTTCGGCATTGTGCATTTCCGCCAGCGACTTCACCAGCGGCAGCCCGAGGCCCGCGCCATTCGCCTGGGAGGGTCTGCCGGTTTCGATCTGCACGAACGGTGTGAATATCCGTTGCAGGTCCGGCTCCGCGATGCCGATACCGGTATCGGTGACGGAAAGATCGAGGCCGCCGGATTGATTGCAGGTCGCGCGGACGGTGATGCAGCCGCCGGGATCGGTAAATTTCACCGCGTTCGACAGCAGGTTCAGGATGATCTGCTTGATGCTGCGTTCCTCGCCGTTCAGCAGCGGCAGGTCGTCATCCGGTTCGAGCCGGAGCGCCAGACCGGCGCTTTCGGCGCGGCGCTCGATCATGCGGGTCGCGGAGACAATGGTATTGGCGATGTCCATGACTTCCGGCTGCAGGTCGCGGCGGCCGACTTCGAGTTTGGACAGGTCCAGTATATCTTCGATGATCGCCAGCAGGTGCCTTCCGCTGTCGTGGATGTCGGTGACGAAGTCCTGATAGCGCGGACTGCCCAGCGGGCCGAACAACTCGTCACGCAATACCTCCGCAAAGCCGATGACCGCGTTCAGCGGGGTCCGCAGTTCGTGGGTCATATTAGCCAGAAATTGCGATTTTGCCCGGTCGGCCAGCAGGGCCATGTCGCGGGCGTTGACCAGCGTGCCCTCGGACTGTTTCAGGTCGGTAATGTCGGTCAACTGAACGATTGTGCATCCGTTCACGTCGCGCTGGACGCCAACCCGAAGCCACCGCGACCTGATCTTGTGATCCGATCTGCCCTCCCCGCCACTGTCGAGATTTGGAAACGTCTTCGCCAGTCCGGTCAGGGTGGCTGGCAATCCGTTCGTCGCCGGCAGGTCGAGCAGGCGTCGGGCCGCGTCATTGCCGTATTCCAGGACGCCGTCCGGACTGAAAATCAGGACACCTGTGGTCAGTATCCCGAGCGCCGCTTCGGCCTGCCGGGCGGGGCTCTCGACGGCCTGTTCCTTGTTGTCGGGCATCGGGGAATCGTCCAGAATATGCCTGCTTCGGAAACTGGCTTCCGATCCGGGTATGAACAAAATACCGTGCGAGATTAGACAGTTTGCCCGGAAATGTATACGCGAAGCGCCGAAACGTCTGTCGGTGTCCCTTCCGTAGCGACGGCGCTACCGGGGACTGAAAGCCCGGGCGCGGGCATCCCTTGCAACCTGCTGCCAGGCGCGATAGCTGCGCGGCGGCCACACGATGTTTTGCGGCAGCGCCGATGGCGGGGACGGTACGGCATTGTTCGCGCTTTCGGCGTTATTCCGGGAGGCGATCCGCTGCGCCTGCCGCGCTTCGGCGAGCTGCCGGTTTTTCGCCAGTTGTATCCGGCGGTCCCGCGCGCGGATGTCCCGCCAGGCGCTGTATACTTTCTTGCCGTAATACGCCTGTCGTTCCGCATCGGACGAATGATAGAAGCGTACGGCCCGCGACCAGGACCGCCGGCTCAAACGAAGTTCGTTCAGGAACGTCGCGGCATAGGCCACATTGCTGGCGGGTTCGAATGCCTCATGCAGCGAATCGAACGCGTCCGGATGGTACCCCATGTTGATCTGCATGCAGCCGATATCGATATTGGTCACGCCGGCGCGGCGCAGCGCCTCGACCGCCTGAATGGCGCTCTGCCGGTCCGGATAGAATTTTCCTTCCCCCTGCGCCATTACCGTCCAGGGCCAGGCAAAGTTTTCCTGTGTTTCCGGGTCCCACCGTCCTGATTCGGTGGTGGCGATGGCGTAAAGCAGGCGCGAGGGGATATTGTGGTGCCGTTCTTCGTCCCGTGTCGCCTGGTCGCAAAGCGCACTGTCGTCGCCGGCTGCGGGGGCGGCGCCCGGCAGAATCAGGAGAATTGCCACCATGGCGGCGCCGGCCATCTGCCGGAAACGGATATTTGCGGGGTATTGATTTGACTGTTTCATGGCCTCCGTTACCTAGCAAATGCCGTGCCATGGAACATCCGGCCCGCCCAGGTGTCCGGAAGGATAAATTTCGCCGTTAACGCCTTTTATTTACGAATTGGCAATTGATCCTTCTGTATCAGAATACTTTCGGACCGTTGCGCAGCAGCGCCTGCGGGGCAGAAAGAGCGAACGGGATGACAGCAGACCCAGACAAGCCGGCGGCCCGTATTCTGATAGCGGAAGACGACGACGCCATGCGCATGTTCCTGATGAGCGCGTTGAGCCGGGCCGGGCACGACGTCAGCGCCCTGCCCAGTGGCGAATCCGCGGTGACCTGCGCGGAACTGGGCAGCTACGACCTGCTGCTGACCGATATCGATATGCCGGGCATGAATGGCGTCGAACTGGCGCGCCTGATGATGGCGGATTCGCCGAAACTGCAGGTGATGTTCGTCACCGGATACGCCGATACGGCGTTACAGGCGACCGATGTCATTTCACGGGGCGCCCGGGTGCTGTCCAAACCGTTTGCCCTTTCGGAACTCGTCAGCCGTGTCCGGAAGATGATCGCGGCGACGGCATGAAAATCGGGCACGGGAACACT
This genomic window from Alphaproteobacteria bacterium contains:
- a CDS encoding aminotransferase class V-fold PLP-dependent enzyme, whose translation is MPVDIHRARTDTPGCESVLHFNNAGAALSPAPVLETVIGHLRREAATGAYEAASEARDALSRAYVSAARLVGGAADEIAFIENATRAWDMAFYGFDWKPGDRILTAQSEYVSNYIAYLQVARRHGAEIVPVPDDADGQISIDALESLVDARTKLIAITHIPTNGGLVNPAADVGRVARAHGIPFLLDACQSIGQIPVNVDEIGCDMLSATGRKYLRGPRGTGFLWVRRNWIDRLEPPFLDLHAAEWTGPDSYAIRPDARRFENWESYVAGRLGLGAAIDYALALGLPAIRDAIYARATRLRAGLSAIPDAVLRDKGREKCGIVSFTMETHEAEAVKQALAAQRINVTVSSRGSTLLDMTERGLETVVRASVHYYNTDAEVDRFCAAIESLGRGPRI
- a CDS encoding HAMP domain-containing sensor histidine kinase, whose product is MPDNKEQAVESPARQAEAALGILTTGVLIFSPDGVLEYGNDAARRLLDLPATNGLPATLTGLAKTFPNLDSGGEGRSDHKIRSRWLRVGVQRDVNGCTIVQLTDITDLKQSEGTLVNARDMALLADRAKSQFLANMTHELRTPLNAVIGFAEVLRDELFGPLGSPRYQDFVTDIHDSGRHLLAIIEDILDLSKLEVGRRDLQPEVMDIANTIVSATRMIERRAESAGLALRLEPDDDLPLLNGEERSIKQIILNLLSNAVKFTDPGGCITVRATCNQSGGLDLSVTDTGIGIAEPDLQRIFTPFVQIETGRPSQANGAGLGLPLVKSLAEMHNAEVLIDSTPGMGTKITIRFPASVLESKPAAG
- a CDS encoding transglycosylase SLT domain-containing protein, with amino-acid sequence MKQSNQYPANIRFRQMAGAAMVAILLILPGAAPAAGDDSALCDQATRDEERHHNIPSRLLYAIATTESGRWDPETQENFAWPWTVMAQGEGKFYPDRQSAIQAVEALRRAGVTNIDIGCMQINMGYHPDAFDSLHEAFEPASNVAYAATFLNELRLSRRSWSRAVRFYHSSDAERQAYYGKKVYSAWRDIRARDRRIQLAKNRQLAEARQAQRIASRNNAESANNAVPSPPSALPQNIVWPPRSYRAWQQVARDARARAFSPR
- a CDS encoding response regulator; its protein translation is MTADPDKPAARILIAEDDDAMRMFLMSALSRAGHDVSALPSGESAVTCAELGSYDLLLTDIDMPGMNGVELARLMMADSPKLQVMFVTGYADTALQATDVISRGARVLSKPFALSELVSRVRKMIAATA